From the Marinobacter sp. es.048 genome, the window CGTACCAGCGAAGGGGACAGCCTGCTGATGCTGGCAAGCCGCAACGGGCACAGCGAGACAGTGCAACTGCTGTTGGAGAACGGAGCAGACCCCGAAGCCCGTAACGACCATGGAGAAACTGCTTTGAGCCTGGCCAGCTCAGAGGATATCCGGAGCCTGATCAACGATTGGGAAAAGTAGTCCCAGATGTTCAATAAGGGCGAAATCATTCACCACACCCGGGATGCCCTCGGCAGCATCCTGGTGGTCGATTACCGCAAACACCGGGTACTCACCTTCAATTCGGTTTTCGAGCAGAGCAAGATCGACCGGCGCTATCCCTATCTGCCGGTGCACGAGTACAACCGGGCCATGATGCTGCCGGCGGTATTTGCCAACCCCCGCCACGTCACCATTCTGGGTCTGGGCGGGGGCGTGATGGCCGGCGCATTTCACCATCTGTATCCCGAGTGCCGGATACACGCCGTCGAACTGCGCCAGGCTGTGCTGGACACAGCAAGAGAGTTTTTTGATCTGCCGGACAGTGAGCGCCTTGAAGTCACCATTGCCGATGCCAGGAATGCCCTGGAAGAACTGCCGGACGCGAGCACGGATATGATTCTGGCCGACCTGTATAACGCAGACCGGATGAGCCCTGCCCAGGCCCAGAAGCAGTTCGTGGATGAATGCGCCCGGGTGCTCACGGATGACGGCTGGCTGGTGCTGAACTACCACCGGACCCCGGATGTCGAAGGGGCCTACTTCCGGCGGCTCAAGCGGCACTTTGCCGTGCTTCTGGGCTACCGAAGCAAAAGCAACAACACCGTGGTTTATGCCAGCAAACAGCACTTCCAGTCTGTGCACCCCAGAGACCCGATGTTGGCGGAACTGGAGAACCAGCTACCCATAGACTGGCGTCGGTTGATGGTGAAAGTCAGTCGGATGGAGTGAAAAGGAAAACTGCTTCAGAGTTGATCTGCGTCCTTGATGATTGCCGGGGATGGACCATAGTTATTAATATGGAATTCAATGTTTTTTCGAGGAGTGCTGATCATGAGTGAGGAAGACTACAAAAAGCTTCATCCGGTACTGAGCGAGGTCACCCAGACCTACGTCGATCTCTATACCAACCGGCCCAACGAGAAAAACCGCGAGAAGCTGATCAAGCTTGAAGCCCTGCTGCACGAAAAGCTGGAAGTCATAAAAAAAGCCAAGGAAAAAGAGGAATAGGGCCCAGCTGCGCGGGCCCCTCGGCAATCAGGTCCATTTTTCTCCGGGGCTCTGATAGTCCCGGAAGGCCTTATGCAGGCGATCTGGCTGGTCGATCCGGATCAGCATGTCGATGTATCGCTGCTGCAAAAATCCGGCACGCTCCATGTTCTCTGCCATCGCCAGCAACGGGTCAAAAAACCCGTTGACGTTGTAGATGGCACAGGGTTTCTGGTGCAGGCCCAACTGACCCCAGGTCCAGGCTTCGAACAGTTCTTCCAGCGTGCCAATGCCACCCGGCAACGCAACAAAACCATCGGCCAGATCGGCCATCAGGGCCTTGCGCTCGTGCATGTTTTTAACCACATGCAGCTCGGTCAGGCCGGAGTGGGCCAGCTCCCGGTCCCGCAGATGCTCGGGAATCACGCCGTGAACCTGGCCGCCTGCGGCCAATACCGCATCGGCCACTATGCCCATCAGGCCGACATGGCCACCGCCGAACACCAGCTCAATGCCATTGCGGCCAAAATAGTCACCCAGCTCCCCGGCCTTGTCCGCGTATAGCGGATCATTGCCCGACCGGGATCCGCAATAGACCGCAATCTTCATTCGCCATCCCCGATCTTGTCCTGGGTCCGGGTCTCGAAATCGCTGGCGTCGTGGCGTTCGTGCAGCTGGCTACTCGGCTCACCCCAGGCCCGGTTTACCATACGGCCACGCCTGACCGCCGGACGCTGGGCAATTTCATCCGCCCAGCGAATAACGTTGGTGTAGGTGTGGGCTTCCAGGAACTCGGCCGCGTCGTAAACCTTGTTTTTCACCAGGGCGCCGTACCAGGGCCAAATCGCCATATCGGCGATGGTGTATTCGTCGCCCGCGATGTAGCGATTACTGGCTAACTGCCGGTCGAGCACATCCAGCTGACGTTTGACTTCCATGGTGTAGCGGTTGATCGGGTACTCGTAGTATTCCGGCGCATAGGCGTAAAAATGACCGAAGCCGCCACCGAGCATGGGCGCACTGCCCATCTGCCAGAACAGCCAGTTCATGGTCTCCGCGCGTCCGGCGATGTCCCTGGGCAGGAAAGCCCCGAATTTTTCTGCCAGGTAGAGCAGGATGGACCCGGATTCGAACAGGCGGATGGACGGGCTGACGCTGTGGTCCATCATGGCAGGAATCTTGGAGTTGGGGTTCACCTCCACAAAACCACTGCCGAACTGATCGCCCTCGGTAATCTTGACGAGCCAGGCATCGTACTCGGCGTCTTTGATACCCAGTTCCAGCAGCTCCTCCAGCATCACCGTTACTTTCACGCCGTTGGGCGTCGCCAGCGAATAAAGCTGCAACGGGTGCTTGCCAACCGGCAGCTCCTTGTCATGGGTCGGGCCGGCAATCGGG encodes:
- a CDS encoding spermidine synthase; translated protein: MFNKGEIIHHTRDALGSILVVDYRKHRVLTFNSVFEQSKIDRRYPYLPVHEYNRAMMLPAVFANPRHVTILGLGGGVMAGAFHHLYPECRIHAVELRQAVLDTAREFFDLPDSERLEVTIADARNALEELPDASTDMILADLYNADRMSPAQAQKQFVDECARVLTDDGWLVLNYHRTPDVEGAYFRRLKRHFAVLLGYRSKSNNTVVYASKQHFQSVHPRDPMLAELENQLPIDWRRLMVKVSRME
- a CDS encoding TIGR00730 family Rossman fold protein, yielding MKIAVYCGSRSGNDPLYADKAGELGDYFGRNGIELVFGGGHVGLMGIVADAVLAAGGQVHGVIPEHLRDRELAHSGLTELHVVKNMHERKALMADLADGFVALPGGIGTLEELFEAWTWGQLGLHQKPCAIYNVNGFFDPLLAMAENMERAGFLQQRYIDMLIRIDQPDRLHKAFRDYQSPGEKWT
- the yghU gene encoding glutathione-dependent disulfide-bond oxidoreductase, which codes for MTDATYTPPKVWKWDSESGGRFASINRPIAGPTHDKELPVGKHPLQLYSLATPNGVKVTVMLEELLELGIKDAEYDAWLVKITEGDQFGSGFVEVNPNSKIPAMMDHSVSPSIRLFESGSILLYLAEKFGAFLPRDIAGRAETMNWLFWQMGSAPMLGGGFGHFYAYAPEYYEYPINRYTMEVKRQLDVLDRQLASNRYIAGDEYTIADMAIWPWYGALVKNKVYDAAEFLEAHTYTNVIRWADEIAQRPAVRRGRMVNRAWGEPSSQLHERHDASDFETRTQDKIGDGE
- a CDS encoding ankyrin repeat domain-containing protein, which codes for MSQQKPGKPQQPANQKDEDAVAFAQGIFELARNGGAGPLSVMLSAGVPANMRTSEGDSLLMLASRNGHSETVQLLLENGADPEARNDHGETALSLASSEDIRSLINDWEK